The stretch of DNA TGAAGATGTTGTTCAGTACTTCGTCAAAGCGGCTCATGGATGTGCCGCCGATTTTTTCTACGGTATGCATCGATTCAACGTCCCGTCTTGGGGTGAATTTTCATCCCTGGGCCACCTTTCGGCAGGCCAACAAAGATCAGGCCCGGTATGTGTGCGGGCCTGATTAACCTAATTTCAGAGATATCGTTGTGGCTGGATCTGTAGCGGGGTGAAATCTTCGCGCTCGGCGACGAAGGCCGGACGAGGCGAGAGGCCACAGAACGGAGCCTGCGCGGCGTTATCCACGTGGTTATAGACGTAGAACAGGTTGCTGCGCGCGCTAGGCGTAATGTTGCTGTTGGAGCCGTGCATGGTGTTGCAGTCGAAAAACACCACGCTGCCGGCTGGCCCGGTCGCCGTGTCGATTCCGTAACGGTCGGCCAGCTCCGTGAGGCTGCCATGATCCGGCACGCCGAGTTCCTGCTTGCGCAGGGATTTCTCGTAGTGGTTCTCCGGTGTCTCGCCCACGCAGCGGACGTAATGCCGGTGCGACCCGGGGATCAACATCAGCGGACCGTTGTGTGGCTCGTTGTCGGTGAGCAGGATCGAGCAGCTCAGGGTGCGCATGCGCGGAAGACCGTCTTCGACGTGCCAGGTCTCGAAGTCCGAGTGCCAGTAAAACTCCTTGCCAGTGAAGCCGGGCTTGAAGTTCATTCGTGACTGATGGACATAGATGTCACCGCCGAGGATGAAACTGGCGATGGCAGCAGTGCGGGCGTCGCGGGCGACGCGTGCGAACAGCGCGTTATCGCTGTGAATATCGAACACCGAGCGAATCGCGCCGCTGTCGGGTTCCTTGATGGTTTTGCCGGATTCAGCGACGGCTGGATCCTGGCGCATGCGGTCGAGTTCTTCGCGGAATACCGCGACCTCCTCGGCGCTGAACAGATTGGGGATGACCAGATAACCGTCACGCTCGAAGCGTTCGATCAGGTCCGGTGCGATCGGGGCATTGGCCAGATCGCTGCGGTAGACAACCGGATCCAGACGCTCCTGCCAGCTGGGTTCGTCGTGCTGGCGCGAAGGGTACAGGTCGGCTTGCACGGGGTTCACGTTAGGTTCTCCTTGAATCATGGTCATAGGGCGGGTGCGAGCCGCCCTACGGTCTTGCGAGACGGGCGAGCCCGTCTCGCCGTGTCGCCTCAGATGACGGTTTCTGCCTCCAGCGGGTAGACACCGCTTTCGTCATGCACTTCTTTGCCATTGAGCGGCGGGTTGAAGACGCAGGCCATCTTCATGTCCTCGGTGCCGCCGCGCAGCAAGTGCTCGTCATGCTTGTCGAGGATGTACAGCGTGCCGGCCTCGATCTTGTAGATCTTGCCGTCGGCGATGGTCTCGATTTCACCGTTGCCGCTCATGCAGTACACCGACTCCAGATGGTTCTGGTAGTGGATGTGCGTCTCGGTGTTGGCGTAGATGGTGGTGATGTGAAACGAGAAACCCATCTTGTCGTCCTTGAGCAGCATCCGCGTGCTGTCCCAAGTGTCGGTCTTGATTTTGCGGTTGGACTGCTCACATTCAGCGAGGGTACGTACGATCATGTGTTCAATTCCTCAGGAAGCGGCCTTGTTGGTGTCCTGCTCGGACATCACGGCGGCGAAGGCTTTATCCAAAATGCTCATGGCCTTGTCGATCTGCTCTTCGCTGATGATCAGCGGGCAAAGGCACTTGACCACTTCGCTGTGCGCGCCACTGGTTTCGATGACCAGGCCGTTTTCGAAGGCGTGACGGCAGATCGCAGCGGCGGTGTCGCCGTCTGGGCAGCTGATGCCAATCATCATGCCGCGGCCTTTGACGAACAGCGAATCGGGGCCGTAGCGGCGCACGATCTTGTGCATGCCGTCGGCGATGCGTTTGCCTTTGGCCTGCACGCTCTTGGCGAACTCGTCATTGCTCCAGAAATGCTCGATGGCAGCGGCGGCGGTGACGAACGCATGGTTGTTGCCGCGGAAGGTGCCGTTGTGTTCGCCCGGCTTCCACTGGTCCAGCTCCTTGCGCAGCAGCACCATGGCGAACGGCAGGCCGTAGCCCGAGAGTGACTTGGACAGGGTGATCATGTCCGGCTTGATGCCCATTTCTTCGAAGCTGAAGAAGCTGCCGGTACGGCCGCAACCGGCCTGAATGTCGTCGACGATCAGCAGCATGTCGTGCTTGCGGCAGAGCTTTTCCAGCTTGCGAATCCAGTCGGCGGAGGCCGCGTTCAGGCCGCCTTCGCCCTGCACAACCTCGACGATGACTGCCGCGGGCTTGTCGATGCCACTGGACGGATCGGTGAGCAGCTTGTCCATCATGCCGATGGTGTTCACCTTGTCGCCAAAGTAGTTGGCGTAGGGCATGCGGCTCACATCCGTCAGCGGCACGCCAGCTGCGCCACGGTGGTGCTTGTTACCGGTCGCCGCCAAGGCGCCGATGCTGCAGCCGTGGAAGCCGTTGGTGAAGCTGATGATGTTGTTGCGACCTGTCACCTTGCGCGCCAGTTTCAGCGCGGCTTCGACCGCGTTGGTGCCGGTCGGGCCGGTGAACTGCATGACGTAATCCATGTTGCGCGGCTTGAGGATCAACCGGTCGAACGTCGACAGGAATCGCTCTTTGGCGTCTGAGTACATGTCCAGGCCATGGGTAATGCCGTCTTCGCTGATGTAGTCGAGCAGTGCCTGCTTCAGTACCGGGTGATTGTGCCCGTAGTTGAGCGTGCCGGCACCGGCGAGGAAATCGATGTAGTGCTTGCCTTCGCGGGTAATCAGTTCAGCGCCGCGGGCTTGCTTGAAGACAACCGGAAAAGATCGGCAGTAGCTGCGAACACCGGATTCGTGCTTTTCGAACGTTTGCATGGGGTTTCCTTCAATTCTTTGTCGAGAGTCGGTGGCGTCGAACGGACCCGCTCGGTACAGCTCTTCGTCTTCGTGTTGGCCAGCGAAATGCTTGGCGCGGGAGAACAGCGTGCGAGTGCTGTAGTCGGTCTCCAGCTGAGCGAAGGCTTTCTTGAACAATGCCTGGGAGGCGCCGTTGTCTGGCGAGATTGTCGTTTCGAGGTGGCGGACGCCCTGTTCTCTGGCGACCCGAGTGACCAGGGCCATCAGCATGCGCAGAGCCAGACCCTGGCCGCGCATCGAGGCGTCTACCGCGACTTGCCAGACGAACAACGTGTCGGGGCGAGCGGGCGGACGGTAACCGGAAATGAAACCTACCAACTGGCCATTTGCATCTTCGGCCGCGATGGAGGTGTCAGCGAAATCCGAGCACTGCAGAAGGTTGCAATACACCGAATTGATATCCAGAGGCTGGCAACGGGCTACCAGGTCGTGGAGGGCAGAACCGTCGCCGTCGGTTGGGCGACGGAGCGTTACGGTAGGAATACTCAAAACAAGTCCTTTGGGGTTGTTGATTGAAATCCTTTATTAGAATAAACACATCGAAAATTTAATCTCAACCCGCGATGTCCCGCTTCCGCATGGATTGTTCGCCGATATCGCAGAAGTTCGCCGAATATCGGGAGATTTGAACTTTTCCTTGAGCGCGCGAAATTACGCCGAGTTGCGTATCAGTCTGGCGCGCTGATGTTTTCTACATTCAGGCGAATATCTAGCGGCTAGCACCGGGGCGCCTCGCCTGCCATTGCGAGTGCGGCGCTCGCCGCGGCCAGGGTGTGCCGAACCCAGTAAAGACGGGCTTTCTGGCGAGGTTCCGCGTGGTGCCGGACGCAGTGAGTGTGCGGCCGGAAATGGCGTGGATTAAGCAGCGGAAGTTGGGTTTGAATTGAAGCCAATTATGGTCGCGTAACTACCGGGCCCAAGCGGACATATAGGAACCGGAACGCCGGCATATGCGCCGGCGAGATTGACGACTTCGTCCCATTCAATGAAATTTTTGTGGCGAGTCGATATTGGGTGGCCGCGGAAAGTTATCCCGCTAGTTGTCGAGTTGCTGCTGAGTTAGTTGTGGCAAAGAGCGGCGAGCCGCTCTGTTTCGCAGGCTGAGGCGCCTTCAGGGCGCGACGGGCTCGCGCCTCATCGCCACCAGCGACGGCCTTGATGTTCGATCAGCTGGCGGGCCTGTTCCGGGCCATCGGTGCCGGCCGGATAGGGCCGCGGTTTACGGTAATGGCTGTGCCAACCACGCAGAATCGGATCGACCCAGTTCCAAGCGGCCTCGACCTCGTCGCGGCGCATGAACAGCGTCGAGTCGCCTTCGATGACGTCCAGCAGCAAGCGCTCGTAAGCTTCCCAGCGACGGGTGCTGCTGAAGGCGTGCGCGAGGTTCAGATCGAGTTCAACGGGCTCGAGCTGCATACCCTTGCCTGGCGCCTTGGCCATCAGCTGCAGACTGATGCTTTCCTCCGGCTGCAGGCTGATCACGAGGCGGTTCACTTCGCCCTTGGTGAAGAGCATGTGCGGCACTTGCTTGAACGTGATGATGATCTCAGAGCGTTTGCGCGCCATGCGTTTGCCGGTGCGCAGGTAGAAGGGCACGCCGGCCCAGCGCCAGTTGTCGATCTCAGCCTTTACCGCGACGAAGGTTTCGGTGTCGCTGTCGTTGTCGACGTCGTGTTCGAAGTAATAGGCCTGCACGTCCTGGCCGCCGATGTGGCCGGCGACATATTGTCCGCGTACGGTCTTGTCCTGGACGTCATTGCCAGTGATGGGCTTGAGCGCTTCGAGAATTTTGACCTTCTCGCCGCGTATGGATTTGGCATCGAACCGCACCGGCGCTTCCATCGCGACCAGGCAGAGCAGCTGCAGCAGGTGGTTCTGCAGCATGTCGCGCATGGCGCCGGCGTGATCGTAGTAGCTGCCGCGGTTCTCGACGCCGAGGGTTTCGGCCACCGTGATCTGAACGTGATCGATGTGGCCGCTGCGCCAGATAGGCTCGAAGAGCGCATTAGCGAAGCGCAGCGCCATGAGGTTCTGCACGGTTTCTTTGCCCAGATAATGGTCGATCCGGTAGATCCGCGACTCGGGAAACACGGCGCCAATGGCTTCGTTGATCTCGAGCGCCGAGTCCAGCGAATGACCGATGGGCTTTTCCAGCACGATGCGCGCGTTCTCCCCGGCCAGGCCGGCACTTTCGAGGTTGGAGGCGATGGGTTCGAAGAGATTCGGCGCAGTCGCCAGGTAGTGCACGAGCACCCGGCCTTCGATCTGGCCGAGGTGATGGGCAAGACCGACGAACTCGCCACGTTGGGTGGCGTCCATGGCGAAGTAATCGAAGCGCTGAATGAACGTCTTCCAGACATCGGCCTCGAAATCGGCGCGCGCGATTTCGGCACGGCAGTGCCGCTCGGCCAGGGTCAGGTAGGCGTTGCGGTCGATATCCTGTCGGGCGATCGCAAAGATCCGCAGGTCATCGTGCAGCCGTTTTTCCCGGTGCAGGTGATAAAGCGCAGGGATGAGTTTGTGTAGCGCCAGGTCGCCGGTACCGCCAAATACCAGCATGTCGCAAGAAATGGACACAGCGTCACTCCTAAGGTGGGACAGACGTCGATTGACGTGCCGCTTAACCGTCAGCGCTGGCAATACTGCGTTAAAGCGGCGTCAGAATGGTCATTTACAAGCACGTAAACTCCGCTTCTTCGACCGTTTCTGCCTTGTTTTGCCTGCCTCGCTTAGGTTTTAAGCGGTACGTAGGTGGGCGATGCGGCGAGCCTTGTAGTATAACTACAAGCCCACTACAACCAGCCGGCAAGACGGCTGCGAGCGCACCCGCAGCGTTCGACCACGCTTGCCAGGTATTGATCATAGCGAGTCCGACACGTGAACCTGCTGCAACACATCGCTCAATCGAGAAGTTCGCTACGCAAGTCGGAGTTGAAGGTGGCCGACCATGTGCTCCTCGATCCGGCTGCCGTGATGCACAGTTCCATGGCCGATCTGGCCCATGTCGTCGGAGTCAGTGAGCCGACCATCGTGCGCTTCTGTCGCGCTATCGGTTGCCTGGGGTTCCAGGACCTCAAACTGAAACTGGCGCAGAGCCTTGCCGCCGGGGCCAGCTTCGGCCAGTTCGCCATCAGCGAAAACGATTCGGTCACGGACTTCGCGCTGAAGATTTTTGACACCACGCTGCATACGCTGATGGAAGTGCGC from Pseudomonas sp. DNDY-54 encodes:
- the zwf gene encoding glucose-6-phosphate dehydrogenase translates to MLVFGGTGDLALHKLIPALYHLHREKRLHDDLRIFAIARQDIDRNAYLTLAERHCRAEIARADFEADVWKTFIQRFDYFAMDATQRGEFVGLAHHLGQIEGRVLVHYLATAPNLFEPIASNLESAGLAGENARIVLEKPIGHSLDSALEINEAIGAVFPESRIYRIDHYLGKETVQNLMALRFANALFEPIWRSGHIDHVQITVAETLGVENRGSYYDHAGAMRDMLQNHLLQLLCLVAMEAPVRFDAKSIRGEKVKILEALKPITGNDVQDKTVRGQYVAGHIGGQDVQAYYFEHDVDNDSDTETFVAVKAEIDNWRWAGVPFYLRTGKRMARKRSEIIITFKQVPHMLFTKGEVNRLVISLQPEESISLQLMAKAPGKGMQLEPVELDLNLAHAFSSTRRWEAYERLLLDVIEGDSTLFMRRDEVEAAWNWVDPILRGWHSHYRKPRPYPAGTDGPEQARQLIEHQGRRWWR
- the thpD gene encoding ectoine hydroxylase: MQADLYPSRQHDEPSWQERLDPVVYRSDLANAPIAPDLIERFERDGYLVIPNLFSAEEVAVFREELDRMRQDPAVAESGKTIKEPDSGAIRSVFDIHSDNALFARVARDARTAAIASFILGGDIYVHQSRMNFKPGFTGKEFYWHSDFETWHVEDGLPRMRTLSCSILLTDNEPHNGPLMLIPGSHRHYVRCVGETPENHYEKSLRKQELGVPDHGSLTELADRYGIDTATGPAGSVVFFDCNTMHGSNSNITPSARSNLFYVYNHVDNAAQAPFCGLSPRPAFVAEREDFTPLQIQPQRYL
- a CDS encoding ectoine synthase; protein product: MIVRTLAECEQSNRKIKTDTWDSTRMLLKDDKMGFSFHITTIYANTETHIHYQNHLESVYCMSGNGEIETIADGKIYKIEAGTLYILDKHDEHLLRGGTEDMKMACVFNPPLNGKEVHDESGVYPLEAETVI
- the ectB gene encoding diaminobutyrate--2-oxoglutarate transaminase, translating into MQTFEKHESGVRSYCRSFPVVFKQARGAELITREGKHYIDFLAGAGTLNYGHNHPVLKQALLDYISEDGITHGLDMYSDAKERFLSTFDRLILKPRNMDYVMQFTGPTGTNAVEAALKLARKVTGRNNIISFTNGFHGCSIGALAATGNKHHRGAAGVPLTDVSRMPYANYFGDKVNTIGMMDKLLTDPSSGIDKPAAVIVEVVQGEGGLNAASADWIRKLEKLCRKHDMLLIVDDIQAGCGRTGSFFSFEEMGIKPDMITLSKSLSGYGLPFAMVLLRKELDQWKPGEHNGTFRGNNHAFVTAAAAIEHFWSNDEFAKSVQAKGKRIADGMHKIVRRYGPDSLFVKGRGMMIGISCPDGDTAAAICRHAFENGLVIETSGAHSEVVKCLCPLIISEEQIDKAMSILDKAFAAVMSEQDTNKAAS